In Pseudobacter ginsenosidimutans, the following are encoded in one genomic region:
- a CDS encoding alpha/beta fold hydrolase, translating to MAKTNASPAQNTVANNDVKTDLGITFKNVKTQSVNIGGTDFYYRKLGDNNAGVPVIFLNHLGATMDNCDPRIMDGIASEHQIICFDNRGVGATKGKTPKTIAEMAKDARAFIHALGYEKVDLVGFSMGGFISQEILLQEPQLVRKAVITGTGPAGGEGIKNVTKITYTDILRGLFSFKDAKTYLFFNRNENGKKSAKEFLARLKERIENRDKKMSFSNLQRQLKAIHAWALQTPQDLSVIKQPVLVANGDNDRMVQSSNTHELSKRIPNSELIIYKDAGHGGMYQYHEAFVKSALAFLAK from the coding sequence ATGGCAAAGACAAACGCATCCCCTGCCCAAAATACTGTAGCAAACAATGATGTCAAAACCGACTTAGGTATTACATTTAAAAATGTAAAAACACAATCTGTCAATATTGGTGGAACAGATTTCTATTATCGAAAACTTGGTGATAATAATGCTGGTGTACCGGTAATTTTTTTAAACCACTTAGGCGCCACAATGGATAATTGCGATCCCCGGATTATGGATGGCATTGCTTCAGAGCATCAGATAATTTGTTTTGACAATCGTGGTGTTGGTGCTACGAAAGGTAAAACGCCGAAAACTATTGCTGAAATGGCAAAAGATGCAAGAGCATTTATTCATGCTTTAGGGTATGAAAAAGTCGATTTGGTTGGCTTTTCGATGGGCGGTTTTATTTCGCAGGAAATATTACTTCAGGAGCCACAGCTTGTTCGCAAAGCTGTAATAACAGGTACTGGCCCGGCCGGTGGTGAAGGGATCAAAAATGTTACAAAGATTACTTATACAGACATTCTAAGAGGCTTATTTAGTTTTAAAGATGCAAAAACTTATCTTTTTTTCAATAGAAATGAAAATGGAAAGAAATCGGCAAAAGAGTTTTTAGCCCGGCTAAAGGAACGCATAGAAAACCGTGACAAAAAGATGAGCTTTAGCAACCTCCAAAGACAACTTAAGGCTATCCATGCATGGGCGCTGCAAACACCACAGGATCTATCAGTAATCAAGCAACCTGTATTAGTGGCAAATGGCGATAATGACAGAATGGTGCAGAGCAGTAATACTCATGAATTAAGCAAGCGTATTCCCAATTCCGAATTAATCATATATAAAGATGCCGGCCATGGTGGTATGTATCAATATCATGAGGCGTTCGTAAAAAGTGCATTAGCGTTTTTAGCGAAGTAA
- a CDS encoding SDR family NAD(P)-dependent oxidoreductase: protein MKQTILITGASSGFGLLTAQKLHESGFQVIGTSRNPEKYQAKLPFKLLALDIADYNSIASFSKKLFREINKLDVLINNAGYLVTGLAEETTIEIGKQQFETNFWGTVKLTNELLPYFRKQKQGKIITVGSILGLISLPNVAYYAASKHALEGYFKALRLELNQFNIQVSMVEPSSFKTNIGNSSTAATGDIKDYDVFRKKISAYSKTQFENAPGPEPVINTVLKIINEKAPKYSYPVGKGTSMLLTMQRFAYNVLEGTVLKRVNAAK, encoded by the coding sequence ATGAAACAAACAATATTAATAACTGGCGCTTCTTCAGGTTTTGGATTGCTGACTGCCCAAAAGCTCCATGAAAGTGGCTTCCAGGTAATTGGAACAAGTCGTAACCCCGAAAAATACCAGGCTAAACTGCCGTTTAAATTGTTGGCATTGGATATTGCCGATTACAACTCAATCGCGTCTTTTAGTAAGAAACTCTTCAGGGAGATCAATAAGTTGGATGTGCTTATAAACAATGCAGGATACTTAGTGACAGGGCTTGCCGAAGAAACCACAATTGAAATAGGCAAACAGCAGTTTGAAACCAATTTTTGGGGCACTGTTAAACTTACAAACGAGTTGTTGCCCTATTTCAGAAAACAGAAGCAAGGCAAGATAATTACCGTAGGTTCTATTCTTGGGTTGATTAGTCTTCCCAATGTCGCTTATTACGCAGCTTCAAAACATGCATTGGAAGGATATTTCAAAGCCTTGCGGCTTGAATTAAATCAATTTAACATACAGGTCAGCATGGTTGAACCTTCGAGCTTCAAGACAAATATTGGTAATAGTTCAACCGCCGCAACAGGGGATATCAAAGATTACGATGTATTTCGAAAAAAGATTTCAGCTTATTCTAAAACTCAGTTTGAGAATGCACCAGGGCCAGAACCTGTTATAAATACGGTTTTGAAAATCATAAATGAAAAAGCGCCAAAATACAGTTATCCTGTTGGCAAAGGAACTTCTATGCTTCTAACCATGCAACGTTTTGCATATAACGTACTTGAAGGTACTGTTTTGAAAAGGGTGAATGCTGCGAAATAA
- a CDS encoding winged helix-turn-helix transcriptional regulator, whose amino-acid sequence MNKTKKRSDCPISNSLDIWGDKWSLLIIRDLMFAKECTYGDFLKAQERIATNILASRLQSLEENKIIEKLDHPDSKAKVLYRLTKKGVDLMPVLIEIHLWAEKYFPIPDDRKAMLKEVKKDKAGFIKAATKELMG is encoded by the coding sequence ATGAACAAAACGAAAAAAAGATCAGATTGCCCTATCAGCAACTCGCTTGATATATGGGGAGACAAGTGGTCGCTGTTGATTATCAGGGATTTAATGTTTGCAAAAGAGTGTACTTATGGCGACTTTCTAAAAGCCCAGGAACGCATAGCCACGAATATTTTGGCTTCACGACTACAATCTCTTGAAGAAAATAAGATCATTGAGAAATTAGACCATCCGGATAGTAAAGCAAAAGTGTTATACCGGTTAACCAAAAAGGGAGTTGACTTAATGCCTGTACTGATTGAAATACATCTATGGGCCGAAAAATATTTTCCTATTCCGGATGACAGAAAGGCAATGTTGAAAGAAGTGAAAAAGGATAAGGCAGGATTTATTAAGGCAGCGACAAAAGAATTGATGGGTTAA
- a CDS encoding YceI family protein encodes MKKAILFPLLAITLFSWKSFPADTWTFDEYHARLRFSVSHLSLADVEGSFKIKESTITSNGKDFTDATVTLIADAASIDTDNEMRDGHLKKPEYLDTDKYPTISFKSTSFKKEGDHYSVTGPLTLHGVTRTVTLTAIGKLGENPMNKAPMAGFKVTGTINRKDFGVCTSTPSAMLGDEIHIVANVEYNKK; translated from the coding sequence ATGAAAAAGGCAATTTTATTTCCCCTTCTCGCCATAACATTGTTCTCCTGGAAATCATTCCCGGCAGATACATGGACTTTCGATGAATACCATGCCAGGCTACGCTTCTCCGTTTCACATCTTTCCCTTGCTGATGTGGAAGGATCCTTTAAGATCAAAGAATCCACCATCACTTCCAATGGCAAGGATTTTACCGATGCAACGGTTACCCTCATCGCGGATGCGGCCAGCATCGATACCGATAATGAAATGAGAGATGGTCACCTGAAAAAGCCCGAGTACCTGGATACTGATAAATACCCAACCATCTCCTTCAAAAGCACTTCATTCAAAAAAGAAGGGGACCATTACTCTGTAACCGGACCACTCACTTTGCATGGGGTGACCAGGACCGTTACCCTTACCGCCATCGGCAAACTCGGAGAGAACCCCATGAACAAAGCGCCAATGGCAGGATTCAAGGTTACAGGCACCATCAACAGGAAAGACTTTGGAGTATGTACCAGTACACCTTCAGCCATGCTGGGCGATGAGATCCATATCGTCGCAAATGTGGAGTATAACAAAAAGTAG
- a CDS encoding response regulator transcription factor produces the protein MIKILLYDDSEVMRETLVLLLSNTDGFEVVGAFDNCETAVQDIKTLQPDVILLDIDMPAMTGIEGLAKIRSQHPDVKVLMLTVFDDNKNVFEAIRQGANGYLLKKTPPAKLIDYIREVHEGGAPMNASIATQVLKMFAGMQPSVSPDYALSQREKQVLQSLVDGNSYKMVAAEMYISIDTVRSHIRSIYEKLHVNSKSEAVAKALRDRIV, from the coding sequence ATGATCAAGATATTGTTATACGATGATTCCGAAGTGATGCGCGAAACCCTGGTGTTGCTGCTCAGCAATACCGATGGGTTTGAAGTAGTGGGCGCTTTCGACAATTGTGAAACCGCTGTGCAGGATATCAAAACATTGCAGCCTGACGTGATATTGCTGGACATCGATATGCCGGCGATGACCGGTATTGAAGGCCTGGCCAAAATAAGAAGCCAGCACCCGGATGTAAAAGTCCTGATGCTGACTGTATTTGACGACAATAAGAATGTATTCGAAGCGATCCGCCAGGGCGCCAATGGTTACCTGCTGAAGAAAACCCCTCCTGCCAAACTCATCGATTATATCCGGGAAGTGCATGAAGGCGGGGCTCCGATGAATGCGAGCATCGCTACTCAGGTTTTGAAAATGTTTGCCGGTATGCAGCCCTCAGTCAGTCCGGATTACGCACTCTCGCAGCGTGAGAAACAGGTATTGCAAAGCCTCGTGGATGGGAACAGCTACAAGATGGTGGCGGCGGAAATGTACATTTCTATCGATACCGTGCGGAGTCATATACGCAGCATTTACGAAAAGCTGCATGTGAACTCCAAGAGTGAAGCTGTTGCCAAAGCGCTCCGCGACCGGATCGTGTAA